From Pseudorca crassidens isolate mPseCra1 chromosome 15, mPseCra1.hap1, whole genome shotgun sequence, one genomic window encodes:
- the COPS6 gene encoding COP9 signalosome complex subunit 6 isoform X2, producing MAAAAAAAPTANGTGGSSGMEVDAAVVPSVMASGVTGSVSVALHPLVILNISDHWIRMRSQEGRPMQVIGALIGKQEGRNIEVMNSFELLSHTVEEKIIIDKEYYYTKEEQFKQVFKELEFLGWYTTGGPPDPSDIHVHKQVCEIIESPLFLKLNPMTKHTDLPVSVFESVIDIINGEATMLFAELTYTLATEEAERIGVDHVARMTATGSGENSTVAEHLIAQHSAIKMLHSRVKLILEYVKASEAGEVPFNHEILREAYALCHCLPVLSTDKFKTDFYDQCNDVGLMAYLGTITKTCNTMNQFVNKFNVLYDRQGIGRRMRGLFF from the exons atggcggcggcggcggcggcggcccctaCGGCGAACGGGACCGGAGGGAGCAGCGGGATGGAGGTGGATGCAGCAG TCGTGCCCAGCGTGATGGCCTCCGGAGTGACTGGCAGCGTTTCAGTCGCTCTTCATCCCCTCGTCATTCTCAACATCTCAGATCATTGGATTCGCATGCGCTCGCAGGAGGGGCGGCCTATGCAGG TGATTGGGGCTCTGATCGGGAAGCAGGAGGGCCGAAATATCGAGGTGATGAACTCCTTTGAGCTGCTGTCCCACACCGTGGAAGAGAAGATTATCATTGACAAGGAATATTATTACACCAAGGAGGAGCAGT TTAAACAGGTATTCAAGGAGCTGGAGTTCCTCGGTTGGTATACCACAGGGGGGCCGCCTGACCCCTCCGACATCCACGTCCATAAGCAG GTGTGCGAGATAATTGAGAGTCCTCTGTTTCTTAAGTTGAACCCTATGACCAAGCACACAGAT CTTCCCGTCAGCGTTTTTGAGTCTGTCATAGATATAATCAATGGAGAG GCCACAATGCTGTTTGCTGAGCTGACCTACACTCTGGCCACAGAGGAAGCTGAACGCATTGGTGTGGACCACGTGGCACGAATGACAGCAACAGGCAGTGGAGAGAACTCCACTG TGGCTGAACACCTGATCGCACAGCACAGTGCCATCAAGATGCTGCACAGCCGTGTCAAGCTCATCTTGGAGTACGTCAAGGCCTCCGAAGCAG GCGAGGTCCCCTTTAACCATGAGATCCTGCGTGAGGCCTATGCTCTGTGTCACTGCCTCCCAGTGCTCAGCACAGACAAGTTCAAGACAGACTTCTACGAT CAATGCAATGACGTGGGGCTCATGGCCTACCTTGGCACCATCACCAAGACGTGCAACACCATGAACCAGTTTGTGAACAAGTTCAATGTCCTCTATGACCGACaaggcattggcaggcggatgcggGGGCTCTTCTTCTGA
- the COPS6 gene encoding COP9 signalosome complex subunit 6 isoform X1 produces MAAAAAAAPTANGTGGSSGMEVDAAVVPSVMASGVTGSVSVALHPLVILNISDHWIRMRSQEGRPMQVIGALIGKQEGRNIEVMNSFELLSHTVEEKIIIDKEYYYTKEEQFKQVFKELEFLGWYTTGGPPDPSDIHVHKQVCEIIESPLFLKLNPMTKHTDLPVSVFESVIDIINGEATMLFAELTYTLATEEAERIGVDHVARMTATGSGENSTVAEHLIAQHSAIKMLHSRVKLILEYVKASEAASVVPLGEVPFNHEILREAYALCHCLPVLSTDKFKTDFYDQCNDVGLMAYLGTITKTCNTMNQFVNKFNVLYDRQGIGRRMRGLFF; encoded by the exons atggcggcggcggcggcggcggcccctaCGGCGAACGGGACCGGAGGGAGCAGCGGGATGGAGGTGGATGCAGCAG TCGTGCCCAGCGTGATGGCCTCCGGAGTGACTGGCAGCGTTTCAGTCGCTCTTCATCCCCTCGTCATTCTCAACATCTCAGATCATTGGATTCGCATGCGCTCGCAGGAGGGGCGGCCTATGCAGG TGATTGGGGCTCTGATCGGGAAGCAGGAGGGCCGAAATATCGAGGTGATGAACTCCTTTGAGCTGCTGTCCCACACCGTGGAAGAGAAGATTATCATTGACAAGGAATATTATTACACCAAGGAGGAGCAGT TTAAACAGGTATTCAAGGAGCTGGAGTTCCTCGGTTGGTATACCACAGGGGGGCCGCCTGACCCCTCCGACATCCACGTCCATAAGCAG GTGTGCGAGATAATTGAGAGTCCTCTGTTTCTTAAGTTGAACCCTATGACCAAGCACACAGAT CTTCCCGTCAGCGTTTTTGAGTCTGTCATAGATATAATCAATGGAGAG GCCACAATGCTGTTTGCTGAGCTGACCTACACTCTGGCCACAGAGGAAGCTGAACGCATTGGTGTGGACCACGTGGCACGAATGACAGCAACAGGCAGTGGAGAGAACTCCACTG TGGCTGAACACCTGATCGCACAGCACAGTGCCATCAAGATGCTGCACAGCCGTGTCAAGCTCATCTTGGAGTACGTCAAGGCCTCCGAAGCAG CCTCTGTTGTGCCTTTAGGCGAGGTCCCCTTTAACCATGAGATCCTGCGTGAGGCCTATGCTCTGTGTCACTGCCTCCCAGTGCTCAGCACAGACAAGTTCAAGACAGACTTCTACGAT CAATGCAATGACGTGGGGCTCATGGCCTACCTTGGCACCATCACCAAGACGTGCAACACCATGAACCAGTTTGTGAACAAGTTCAATGTCCTCTATGACCGACaaggcattggcaggcggatgcggGGGCTCTTCTTCTGA
- the MCM7 gene encoding DNA replication licensing factor MCM7 isoform X2 — translation MALKDYALEKEKVKKFLQEFYQDDEFGKKQFKYGNQLVRLAHREQVAVYIDLDDVAEDDPELVDSICENTKRYAKLFADAIQELLPQYKEREVVNKDVLDVYIEHRLMMEQRSRDPGAARSPQNQYPPELMRRFELYFQGPSSNKPRVIREVRADSVGKLVTVRGIVTRVSEVKPRMVVATYTCDQCGAETYQPIQSPTFMPLIMCPSQECQTNRSGGRLYLQTRGSKFIKFQDMKMQEHSDQVPVGNIPRSITVLVEGENTRIAQPGDHVSVTGIFLPVLRAGFRQMVQGLLSETYLEAHRIVKMSKSEDDESGAGELSREELRQIAEEDFYEKLAASIAPEIYGHEDVKKALLLLLVGGVDQSPRGMKIRGNINICLMGDPGVAKSQLLSYIDRLAPRSQYTTGRGSSGVGLTAAVLRDSMSGELTLEGGALVLADQGVCCIDEFDKMAEADRTAIHEVMEQQTISIAKAGILTTLNARCSILAAANPAYGRYNPRRSLEQNIQLPAALLSRFDLLWLIQDRPDRDNDLRRYIAMCQEKQPTVPESLADYITAAYVEMRREAWASKDATYTSARTLLAILRLSTALARLRMVDTVEKEDVNEAIRLMEMSKDSLLGDKGQAARTQRPADVIFATVRELASEGRSVRYSEAEQRCVSRGFTPAQFQAALDEYEELNVWQVNAARTRVTFV, via the exons ATGGCACTTAAGGACTACGCGCTCGAGAAAG AAAAGGTGAAGAAGTTTCTACAAGAGTTTTACCAGGATGATGAATTTGGCAAGAAGCAGTTCAAGTATGGCAACCAGTTG GTTCGATTGGCTCATCGGGAGCAAGTGGCAGTGTACATAGACCTAGATGATGTAGCTGAGGATGACCCTGAGCTGGTGGATTCAATTTGTGAGAACACCAAGCGCTATGCTAAGCTCTTCGCTGATGCTATACAAGAGCTGCTGCCTCAGTACAAGGAGAGGGAG GTGGTAAATAAAGATGTTCTGGACGTTTACATTGAGCACCGGTTGATGATGGAGCAGCGGAGCCGGGACCCTGGGGCAGCCCGGAGCCCCCAGAACCAGTATCCTCCTGAACTTATGCGCAGATT TGAGCTGTATTTTCAAGGTCCCAGTAGTAACAAGCCTCGCGTGATCCGGGAAGTACGGGCTGACTCTGTGGGGAAATTGGTAACAGTGCGTGGAATTGTCACTCGTGTCTCTGAAGTCAAACCCAGGATGGTGGTGGCCACTTACACGTGTGACCAGTGTGGGGCAGAGACCTATCAGCCG ATCCAGTCTCCCACTTTCATGCCTCTGATCATGTGCCCGAGCCAGGAGTGCCAGACCAACCGCTCAGGAGGGCGGCTGTACCTACAGACACGTGGCTCCAAGTTCATCAAATTCCAGGATATGAAGATGCAAGAACAT AGCGACCAAGTGCCCGTGGGAAATATCCCTCGCAGCATCACAGTGCTGGTAGAAGGAGAGAACACAAGGATTGCCCAGCCCGGGGACCATGTCAGCGTCACCGGTATCTTCTTGCCAGTCCTGCGCGCTGGGTTCCGACAGATGGTCCAG GGTTTACTCTCGGAAACTTACCTGGAAGCCCATCGGATTGTGAAGATGAGTAAGAGTGAGGATGATGAGTCTGGGGCAGGAGAACTGAGCAGGGAGGAACTGAGGCAAATTGCAG AGGAGGATTTCTATGAAAAGTTGGCAGCCTCCATCGCCCCAGAGATCTATGGGCACGAGGATGTGAAGAAGGCACTGCTGCTCCTGCTGGTGGGAGGGGTGGACCAGTCTCCTCGAGGCATGAAGATCAGGG gcAACATCAACATCTGCCTGATGGGGGATCCTGGTGTGGCCAAGTCTCAGCTCCTGTCTTACATTGACCGCCTGGCCCCCCGCA GCCAGTACACAACAGGCCGCGGCTCCTCCGGAGTGGGGCTCACAGCAGCTGTGCTGAGAGACTCCATGAGTGGAGAGCTGACCTTGGAGGGTGGCGCCCTCGTGCTGGCTGACCAGGGTGTGTGCTGCATTGATGAATTTGACAAGATGGCGGAGGCTGACCGCACGGCCATCCACGAGGTCATGGAGCAGCAAACCATCTCCATTGCCAAGGCGGGCATCCTCACAACGCTCAATGCCCGCTGCTCCATCCTGGCTGCCGCCAACCCTGCCTATGGGCGCTACAACCCTCGCCGCAGCCTGGAGCAGAACATACAGCTTCCTGCTGCGCTGCTCTCCCGATTTGACCTTCTCTGGCTGATCCAGGACCGGCCTGACCGAGACAACGACCTGAG ACGTTACATAGCTATGTGCCAGGAGAAGCAGCCCACGGTGCCAGAGTCTCTGGCCGACTACATCACAGCAGCGTATGTGGAGATGAGGCGCGAGGCCTGGGCCAGTAAGGATGCCACCTACACTTCCGCCCGGACTCTACTGGCTATCCTGCGACTGTCCACTGCTCTG GCACGTCTGCGAATGGTGGACACAGTGGAGAAGGAGGATGTGAATGAAGCCATACGGCTAATGGAGATGTCCAAGGACTCCCTTCTGGGTGACAAGGGGCAAGCAGCCAG GACCCAGAGACCAGCGGATGTGATATTTGCCACTGTCCGTGAGTTGGCCTCGGAGGGCCGCAGTGTCCGGTATTCCGAGGCAGAGCAGCGCTGCGTGTCTCGCGGCTTCACACCTGCTCAGTTCCAGGCGGCCCTAGACGAGTACGAGGAGCTGAACGTCTGGCAGGTCAATGCCGCCCGGACACGGGTCACTTTTGTGTGA
- the MCM7 gene encoding DNA replication licensing factor MCM7 isoform X1 → MALKDYALEKEKVKKFLQEFYQDDEFGKKQFKYGNQLVRLAHREQVAVYIDLDDVAEDDPELVDSICENTKRYAKLFADAIQELLPQYKEREVVNKDVLDVYIEHRLMMEQRSRDPGAARSPQNQYPPELMRRFELYFQGPSSNKPRVIREVRADSVGKLVTVRGIVTRVSEVKPRMVVATYTCDQCGAETYQPIQSPTFMPLIMCPSQECQTNRSGGRLYLQTRGSKFIKFQDMKMQEHSDQVPVGNIPRSITVLVEGENTRIAQPGDHVSVTGIFLPVLRAGFRQMVQGLLSETYLEAHRIVKMSKSEDDESGAGELSREELRQIAEEDFYEKLAASIAPEIYGHEDVKKALLLLLVGGVDQSPRGMKIRGNINICLMGDPGVAKSQLLSYIDRLAPRSQYTTGRGSSGVGLTAAVLRDSMSGELTLEGGALVLADQGVCCIDEFDKMAEADRTAIHEVMEQQTISIAKAGILTTLNARCSILAAANPAYGRYNPRRSLEQNIQLPAALLSRFDLLWLIQDRPDRDNDLRLAQHITYVHQHSRQPPAQFEPLDMKLMRRYIAMCQEKQPTVPESLADYITAAYVEMRREAWASKDATYTSARTLLAILRLSTALARLRMVDTVEKEDVNEAIRLMEMSKDSLLGDKGQAARTQRPADVIFATVRELASEGRSVRYSEAEQRCVSRGFTPAQFQAALDEYEELNVWQVNAARTRVTFV, encoded by the exons ATGGCACTTAAGGACTACGCGCTCGAGAAAG AAAAGGTGAAGAAGTTTCTACAAGAGTTTTACCAGGATGATGAATTTGGCAAGAAGCAGTTCAAGTATGGCAACCAGTTG GTTCGATTGGCTCATCGGGAGCAAGTGGCAGTGTACATAGACCTAGATGATGTAGCTGAGGATGACCCTGAGCTGGTGGATTCAATTTGTGAGAACACCAAGCGCTATGCTAAGCTCTTCGCTGATGCTATACAAGAGCTGCTGCCTCAGTACAAGGAGAGGGAG GTGGTAAATAAAGATGTTCTGGACGTTTACATTGAGCACCGGTTGATGATGGAGCAGCGGAGCCGGGACCCTGGGGCAGCCCGGAGCCCCCAGAACCAGTATCCTCCTGAACTTATGCGCAGATT TGAGCTGTATTTTCAAGGTCCCAGTAGTAACAAGCCTCGCGTGATCCGGGAAGTACGGGCTGACTCTGTGGGGAAATTGGTAACAGTGCGTGGAATTGTCACTCGTGTCTCTGAAGTCAAACCCAGGATGGTGGTGGCCACTTACACGTGTGACCAGTGTGGGGCAGAGACCTATCAGCCG ATCCAGTCTCCCACTTTCATGCCTCTGATCATGTGCCCGAGCCAGGAGTGCCAGACCAACCGCTCAGGAGGGCGGCTGTACCTACAGACACGTGGCTCCAAGTTCATCAAATTCCAGGATATGAAGATGCAAGAACAT AGCGACCAAGTGCCCGTGGGAAATATCCCTCGCAGCATCACAGTGCTGGTAGAAGGAGAGAACACAAGGATTGCCCAGCCCGGGGACCATGTCAGCGTCACCGGTATCTTCTTGCCAGTCCTGCGCGCTGGGTTCCGACAGATGGTCCAG GGTTTACTCTCGGAAACTTACCTGGAAGCCCATCGGATTGTGAAGATGAGTAAGAGTGAGGATGATGAGTCTGGGGCAGGAGAACTGAGCAGGGAGGAACTGAGGCAAATTGCAG AGGAGGATTTCTATGAAAAGTTGGCAGCCTCCATCGCCCCAGAGATCTATGGGCACGAGGATGTGAAGAAGGCACTGCTGCTCCTGCTGGTGGGAGGGGTGGACCAGTCTCCTCGAGGCATGAAGATCAGGG gcAACATCAACATCTGCCTGATGGGGGATCCTGGTGTGGCCAAGTCTCAGCTCCTGTCTTACATTGACCGCCTGGCCCCCCGCA GCCAGTACACAACAGGCCGCGGCTCCTCCGGAGTGGGGCTCACAGCAGCTGTGCTGAGAGACTCCATGAGTGGAGAGCTGACCTTGGAGGGTGGCGCCCTCGTGCTGGCTGACCAGGGTGTGTGCTGCATTGATGAATTTGACAAGATGGCGGAGGCTGACCGCACGGCCATCCACGAGGTCATGGAGCAGCAAACCATCTCCATTGCCAAGGCGGGCATCCTCACAACGCTCAATGCCCGCTGCTCCATCCTGGCTGCCGCCAACCCTGCCTATGGGCGCTACAACCCTCGCCGCAGCCTGGAGCAGAACATACAGCTTCCTGCTGCGCTGCTCTCCCGATTTGACCTTCTCTGGCTGATCCAGGACCGGCCTGACCGAGACAACGACCTGAG GTTGGCCCAGCACATCACCTATGTGCACCAGCACAGCCGGCAGCCCCCCGCCCAGTTTGAACCTTTGGACATGAAGCTTATGAG ACGTTACATAGCTATGTGCCAGGAGAAGCAGCCCACGGTGCCAGAGTCTCTGGCCGACTACATCACAGCAGCGTATGTGGAGATGAGGCGCGAGGCCTGGGCCAGTAAGGATGCCACCTACACTTCCGCCCGGACTCTACTGGCTATCCTGCGACTGTCCACTGCTCTG GCACGTCTGCGAATGGTGGACACAGTGGAGAAGGAGGATGTGAATGAAGCCATACGGCTAATGGAGATGTCCAAGGACTCCCTTCTGGGTGACAAGGGGCAAGCAGCCAG GACCCAGAGACCAGCGGATGTGATATTTGCCACTGTCCGTGAGTTGGCCTCGGAGGGCCGCAGTGTCCGGTATTCCGAGGCAGAGCAGCGCTGCGTGTCTCGCGGCTTCACACCTGCTCAGTTCCAGGCGGCCCTAGACGAGTACGAGGAGCTGAACGTCTGGCAGGTCAATGCCGCCCGGACACGGGTCACTTTTGTGTGA
- the MCM7 gene encoding DNA replication licensing factor MCM7 isoform X3, which translates to MMEQRSRDPGAARSPQNQYPPELMRRFELYFQGPSSNKPRVIREVRADSVGKLVTVRGIVTRVSEVKPRMVVATYTCDQCGAETYQPIQSPTFMPLIMCPSQECQTNRSGGRLYLQTRGSKFIKFQDMKMQEHSDQVPVGNIPRSITVLVEGENTRIAQPGDHVSVTGIFLPVLRAGFRQMVQGLLSETYLEAHRIVKMSKSEDDESGAGELSREELRQIAEEDFYEKLAASIAPEIYGHEDVKKALLLLLVGGVDQSPRGMKIRGNINICLMGDPGVAKSQLLSYIDRLAPRSQYTTGRGSSGVGLTAAVLRDSMSGELTLEGGALVLADQGVCCIDEFDKMAEADRTAIHEVMEQQTISIAKAGILTTLNARCSILAAANPAYGRYNPRRSLEQNIQLPAALLSRFDLLWLIQDRPDRDNDLRLAQHITYVHQHSRQPPAQFEPLDMKLMRRYIAMCQEKQPTVPESLADYITAAYVEMRREAWASKDATYTSARTLLAILRLSTALARLRMVDTVEKEDVNEAIRLMEMSKDSLLGDKGQAARTQRPADVIFATVRELASEGRSVRYSEAEQRCVSRGFTPAQFQAALDEYEELNVWQVNAARTRVTFV; encoded by the exons ATGATGGAGCAGCGGAGCCGGGACCCTGGGGCAGCCCGGAGCCCCCAGAACCAGTATCCTCCTGAACTTATGCGCAGATT TGAGCTGTATTTTCAAGGTCCCAGTAGTAACAAGCCTCGCGTGATCCGGGAAGTACGGGCTGACTCTGTGGGGAAATTGGTAACAGTGCGTGGAATTGTCACTCGTGTCTCTGAAGTCAAACCCAGGATGGTGGTGGCCACTTACACGTGTGACCAGTGTGGGGCAGAGACCTATCAGCCG ATCCAGTCTCCCACTTTCATGCCTCTGATCATGTGCCCGAGCCAGGAGTGCCAGACCAACCGCTCAGGAGGGCGGCTGTACCTACAGACACGTGGCTCCAAGTTCATCAAATTCCAGGATATGAAGATGCAAGAACAT AGCGACCAAGTGCCCGTGGGAAATATCCCTCGCAGCATCACAGTGCTGGTAGAAGGAGAGAACACAAGGATTGCCCAGCCCGGGGACCATGTCAGCGTCACCGGTATCTTCTTGCCAGTCCTGCGCGCTGGGTTCCGACAGATGGTCCAG GGTTTACTCTCGGAAACTTACCTGGAAGCCCATCGGATTGTGAAGATGAGTAAGAGTGAGGATGATGAGTCTGGGGCAGGAGAACTGAGCAGGGAGGAACTGAGGCAAATTGCAG AGGAGGATTTCTATGAAAAGTTGGCAGCCTCCATCGCCCCAGAGATCTATGGGCACGAGGATGTGAAGAAGGCACTGCTGCTCCTGCTGGTGGGAGGGGTGGACCAGTCTCCTCGAGGCATGAAGATCAGGG gcAACATCAACATCTGCCTGATGGGGGATCCTGGTGTGGCCAAGTCTCAGCTCCTGTCTTACATTGACCGCCTGGCCCCCCGCA GCCAGTACACAACAGGCCGCGGCTCCTCCGGAGTGGGGCTCACAGCAGCTGTGCTGAGAGACTCCATGAGTGGAGAGCTGACCTTGGAGGGTGGCGCCCTCGTGCTGGCTGACCAGGGTGTGTGCTGCATTGATGAATTTGACAAGATGGCGGAGGCTGACCGCACGGCCATCCACGAGGTCATGGAGCAGCAAACCATCTCCATTGCCAAGGCGGGCATCCTCACAACGCTCAATGCCCGCTGCTCCATCCTGGCTGCCGCCAACCCTGCCTATGGGCGCTACAACCCTCGCCGCAGCCTGGAGCAGAACATACAGCTTCCTGCTGCGCTGCTCTCCCGATTTGACCTTCTCTGGCTGATCCAGGACCGGCCTGACCGAGACAACGACCTGAG GTTGGCCCAGCACATCACCTATGTGCACCAGCACAGCCGGCAGCCCCCCGCCCAGTTTGAACCTTTGGACATGAAGCTTATGAG ACGTTACATAGCTATGTGCCAGGAGAAGCAGCCCACGGTGCCAGAGTCTCTGGCCGACTACATCACAGCAGCGTATGTGGAGATGAGGCGCGAGGCCTGGGCCAGTAAGGATGCCACCTACACTTCCGCCCGGACTCTACTGGCTATCCTGCGACTGTCCACTGCTCTG GCACGTCTGCGAATGGTGGACACAGTGGAGAAGGAGGATGTGAATGAAGCCATACGGCTAATGGAGATGTCCAAGGACTCCCTTCTGGGTGACAAGGGGCAAGCAGCCAG GACCCAGAGACCAGCGGATGTGATATTTGCCACTGTCCGTGAGTTGGCCTCGGAGGGCCGCAGTGTCCGGTATTCCGAGGCAGAGCAGCGCTGCGTGTCTCGCGGCTTCACACCTGCTCAGTTCCAGGCGGCCCTAGACGAGTACGAGGAGCTGAACGTCTGGCAGGTCAATGCCGCCCGGACACGGGTCACTTTTGTGTGA
- the AP4M1 gene encoding AP-4 complex subunit mu-1 isoform X2, with protein sequence MISQFFILSSKGDPLIYKDFRGDSGGRDVAELFYRKLTGLPGDESPVVMHHDDRHFIHIRHSGLYLVATTSENISPFSLLELLSRLATLLGDYCGSLGEGTISRNVALVYELLDEVLDYGYVQTTSTEMLRNFIQTEAVVSKPFSLFDLSSVGLFGAETQQSKVAPSSAASRPVLSSRSDQSQKNEVFLDVVERLSVLIASNGSLLKVDVQGEIRLRSFLPSGSEMRIGLTEEFCVGKSELRGYGPGIRVDEVSFHSSVHLDEFESHRILRLQPPQGELTVMRYQLSDDLPSPLPFRLFPSVHWDRGSGRLQVYLKLRCDLPPKSQALNVRLHLPLPRGVVSPDP encoded by the exons ATGATTTCCCAGTTCTTCATTCTGTCCTCCAAGGGGGACCCGCTCATCTACAAGGACT TCCGCGGAGACAGCGGAGGCCGGGATGTGGCCGAGCTCTTCTACCGGAAGCTGACGGGACTGCCTGGAGACGAGTCTCCGGTTGTCATG CACCACGATGACCGTCATTTTATTCACATCAGACACAGCGGCCTCTATTTGGTGGCCACGACTTCCGAAAACATTTCTCCCTTCAGCCTCCTAGAGCTGCTCTCCCG GCTAGCCACGCTCCTGGGTGATTACTGTGGCTCCCTGGGTGAGGGGACCATCTCCCGCAACGTGGCTCTGGTCTACGAACTTCTGGATGAAGTGCTG GACTATGGCTATGTACAGACCACATCCACGGAGATGCTGAGGAACTTCATCCAGACGGAGGCTGTGGTCAGCAAACCCTTCAGCCTCTTTGACCTCAGCAGCGTTGGCTTG tttggggctgagACACAACAGAGCAAGGTGGCCCCCAGCAGTGCAGCCAGCCGCCCGGTGCTGTCCAGCCGCTCTgaccag AGCCAAAAGAATGAAGTGTTTCTGGATGTGGTCGAGAGATTGTCCGTCCTGATAGCCTCTAAC GGCTCGCTGCTGAAGGTGGACGTGCAGGGAGAGATACGACTCAGGAGCTTTCTGCCCAGCGGCTCTG AGATGCGCATCGGCTTGACGGAAGAGTTTTGTGTGGGGAAGTCAGAACTGAGAG gTTATGGGCCAGGAATTCGGGTGGATGAGGTCTCATTTCACAGCTCGGTGCATCTGGATGAGTTTGAATCTCATCGAATCCTCCGCCTGCAGCCACCTCAGGGTGAG CTGACGGTGATGAGGTATCAACTCTCAGATGacctcccctccccgctccccttcCGGCTCTTTCCTTCCGTGCATTGGGACCGAGGCTCAGGCAG GCTCCAGGTTTATCTGAAGTTACGATGTGACCTGCCCCCAAAGAG CCAGGCTCTCAACGTCAGGCTGCACCTTCCCCTGCCACGGGGGGTGGTCAG CCCTGACCCATAG
- the AP4M1 gene encoding AP-4 complex subunit mu-1 isoform X1, with protein sequence MISQFFILSSKGDPLIYKDFRGDSGGRDVAELFYRKLTGLPGDESPVVMHHDDRHFIHIRHSGLYLVATTSENISPFSLLELLSRLATLLGDYCGSLGEGTISRNVALVYELLDEVLDYGYVQTTSTEMLRNFIQTEAVVSKPFSLFDLSSVGLFGAETQQSKVAPSSAASRPVLSSRSDQSQKNEVFLDVVERLSVLIASNGSLLKVDVQGEIRLRSFLPSGSEMRIGLTEEFCVGKSELRGYGPGIRVDEVSFHSSVHLDEFESHRILRLQPPQGELTVMRYQLSDDLPSPLPFRLFPSVHWDRGSGRLQVYLKLRCDLPPKSQALNVRLHLPLPRGVVSLSQELSSPEQKAELGEGALRWDLPRVQGGSQLSGLFQMDVPGLPGPPGQGPSTSAPPLGLGPASLSFELPRHTCSGLQVRFLRLAFRPCGNANPHKWVRHLSHSDAYVIRI encoded by the exons ATGATTTCCCAGTTCTTCATTCTGTCCTCCAAGGGGGACCCGCTCATCTACAAGGACT TCCGCGGAGACAGCGGAGGCCGGGATGTGGCCGAGCTCTTCTACCGGAAGCTGACGGGACTGCCTGGAGACGAGTCTCCGGTTGTCATG CACCACGATGACCGTCATTTTATTCACATCAGACACAGCGGCCTCTATTTGGTGGCCACGACTTCCGAAAACATTTCTCCCTTCAGCCTCCTAGAGCTGCTCTCCCG GCTAGCCACGCTCCTGGGTGATTACTGTGGCTCCCTGGGTGAGGGGACCATCTCCCGCAACGTGGCTCTGGTCTACGAACTTCTGGATGAAGTGCTG GACTATGGCTATGTACAGACCACATCCACGGAGATGCTGAGGAACTTCATCCAGACGGAGGCTGTGGTCAGCAAACCCTTCAGCCTCTTTGACCTCAGCAGCGTTGGCTTG tttggggctgagACACAACAGAGCAAGGTGGCCCCCAGCAGTGCAGCCAGCCGCCCGGTGCTGTCCAGCCGCTCTgaccag AGCCAAAAGAATGAAGTGTTTCTGGATGTGGTCGAGAGATTGTCCGTCCTGATAGCCTCTAAC GGCTCGCTGCTGAAGGTGGACGTGCAGGGAGAGATACGACTCAGGAGCTTTCTGCCCAGCGGCTCTG AGATGCGCATCGGCTTGACGGAAGAGTTTTGTGTGGGGAAGTCAGAACTGAGAG gTTATGGGCCAGGAATTCGGGTGGATGAGGTCTCATTTCACAGCTCGGTGCATCTGGATGAGTTTGAATCTCATCGAATCCTCCGCCTGCAGCCACCTCAGGGTGAG CTGACGGTGATGAGGTATCAACTCTCAGATGacctcccctccccgctccccttcCGGCTCTTTCCTTCCGTGCATTGGGACCGAGGCTCAGGCAG GCTCCAGGTTTATCTGAAGTTACGATGTGACCTGCCCCCAAAGAG CCAGGCTCTCAACGTCAGGCTGCACCTTCCCCTGCCACGGGGGGTGGTCAG CCTGTCTCAGGAGCTGAGCAGCCCAGAGCAgaaggcagagctgggggagggagccCTTCGCTGGGACCTTCCTCGGGTGCAGGGAGGCTCTCAGCTCTCAGGCCTTTTCCAG ATGGACGTCCcgggcctccctgggcctcccgGCCAAGGCCCCTCCACCTCGGCTCCTCCTCTGGGGCTGGGCCCCGCCAGTCTCTCGTTTGAACTTCCCCGGCACACATGCTCTGGCCTCCAGGTTCGCTTCCTCAGGCTGGCGTTCAGACCATGCGGCAACGCCAATCCCCACAAGTGGGTGCGACACCTAAGCCACAGCGACGCCTATGTCATTCGGATCTGA